taacCATTTGTTTCTTTACCTGACAAGTTTACCAGAACTGTTCTTGACCGTACCACCTATAATTAACTCTTCCTGCCAATGCATGTATTTTCTTGACAGTCCGTAGCATCCACCACTCAAAACAAGGGCTACATCAAGAGGCTAGAAAAAgttataaagaagaaattgatCAGTAGCATAACTTCAGACAAACCTGTACCATAAATCAAAATCCTCCCCAATAAAACATATAAACAAGCACAAGAAAACTTACTTTGGTAGAATTTTTATTGGGAGCTGTGATTGGGCAATCAGGATCAGCAGGATTCAGGCAAGGTCGATCCATATAACCATGACCAACCTCTGCtttattcagcatttcttcCCAGCTCTCCACTTggtagtttattttctttaactctTCCAAGAATTCTAAGGGGTCAAAGTTGATCCACTGCAAAGGAGGCTTCCCTCTGCAAAATAAATCGGGGaggaattattaaaataaaggaagacaaaagaagTACTGAAACAAACATACTTACATTTGCACAAATAATTGagggttattttattttttaaagtatgtttgttttctaagttATTACTTTTGCTGATAAGGCTGTTTCATACAAAATAAGgcatattt
This genomic stretch from Meleagris gallopavo isolate NT-WF06-2002-E0010 breed Aviagen turkey brand Nicholas breeding stock unplaced genomic scaffold, Turkey_5.1 ChrUn_random_7180001954530, whole genome shotgun sequence harbors:
- the LOC104917052 gene encoding protein patched homolog 1-like — translated: GKPPLQWINFDPLEFLEELKKINYQVESWEEMLNKAEVGHGYMDRPCLNPADPDCPITAPNKNSTKPLDVALVLSGGCYGLSRKYMHWQEELIIGGTVKNSSGKLVSFVVWHVCIKH